CACCAGATGCCGATTGAGAACGCCGCTTTTTCCCAAAGCGAATATGACCGCCGTATCGCCAAGACCCGCGCCGCGATGGCGCGGGCGGGTGTTGAAGTTTTATTTGTCACCGACCCGTCGAATATGGCGTGGCTGACCGGCTATGATGGCTGGTCTTTTTACGTGCATCAGGGGGTGATCCTAGGGCCGGAGGGTGCGCCCGTCTGGTGGGGGCGCAGCATGGACGGGCGCGGTGCGCGGCGCACGGTCTGGATGGATGATGCGCAGGTCATGCCCTATGGCGACGCTTATGTGCAATCGACCGAGCGCCACCCGATGCAGCATCTGGGCCAGCTTTTACAGGAGCTTGGCCATGGCTCTGCGCGGATCGGGGTCGAGCTTGAGAACTACTATTATTCGGCCAAGGCGCATTTGAGTTTGGTCGAGTCCTTGCCGGGGGCAGAGATTGTGGATGCCACGGCTTTGGTCAACTGGCAGCGCAATATCAAATCGGGTGAAGAGCTTGATTTCATGCGCCGTGCCGCGCGGATTTCCGAGAAGGTGATCACCCTTGCGATTGAACGAGCCGAGCCGGGCAAGCGCAAAAACGAGCTGGTGGGCGATATTTTGCAGGCCGGTGTCTATGGCGTGGGCGAGGATTGGGGGGATTACCCCGCGATCCTGCCGCTGACCCCGTCAGGGGCGGATGCAAGCGCGCCGCATCTTACGTGGGACGGGGCCGAAATGCGCGCGGGCGAGGCGACGTTTTTCGAGCTGTCCGGGTGTTACCGGCGCTATCACGCGCCGCTGTGCCGGACCGTGCATCTGGGCAAGCCGCCGCAGGTGATGCTGGACGTGGCGGAGGTGCTGAGCGAGGGGCTGGAAGCCGGGCTTGAGGCGGCGCGGGCGGGCAACAGGGCCTGTGATATTGCCAACGCTTTGGGCGGGGTTCTGGAGCGTGCGGGGATCGAGCGCGGGGCGCGTTGTGGCTATCCCATTGGCCTCAGCTATCCGCCGGATTGGGGCGAGCGGACGGTGTCGTTGCGCGAGGTGGACGAGACCGTGTTGGAGCCGGGAATGACGTTTCATTTCATGCCGGGGCTGTGGATGGACGACTGGGGCCTTGAGACAACCGAGAGCATTCTGATCCGCGAAGAGGGTCCGGCGGAGACGTTCTGTGACATCGAAAGAAAGCTGTTTGTGAAGCCATGAGCGCGGCGGTGGAACCGGCGGCGGGAACGCCGTTGATCTGGCGTTTGGCGCCTGCGATTTTTGTGGTGTTCTGGGCCGGGGGATACAGCTTTGCCAAGCTGGGCTTGCCCTATGTCGAGCCGTTCACGATGCTGGTTCTGCGCTATGGGTTTTCGGTTGTGATCCTTGGTGGATTGCTGGCGTTTATGCGGGTGGCGTGGCCGAAGGGCGCGGCGCATTGGGGCGCACTCGCGCTGACCGGGTTTTTGATCCAGAGCGTGTATTTCGGCCTGAGTTATATGGCGTTCAAGGCCGGGGTGAATGCGGGCACATTGGCGATTTTCATGGCGCTTCAGCCGCTGTTGGTGGCGGGGGCGGGGGTATGGATGTGGCCCGAAAACCGGGGCACGGGCGCGCTTTGGCTGGGGCTTGTTCTGGGCTTTGGCGGCGTGGTTCTGGTGATTGTGTCGGGTGATACGCTGGGGGCGAGCCCATGGGTGGCGTTGATGTTCGCGGCGGGGGCGTTGTTGGGCATCACCAGCGCGACGCTGTTTGAAAAACGCCACGGGTTTCGCACGCATCCGTTGGTCGGGGCGTTGGTGCAATATGTCGTGGGGTTTGGCACGCTGTTGCCGGTGGCGTTGCTGTTCGAGACGCAGGTGATCGAATGGCACCCCAAGCTGGTTATCTCGCTGGCCTATCTGGTGGTTGGCAACTCGTTGATTTCCGTTACGCTTTTTGTTGGCTTGGTGCAGCGAGGGAACGCGACACGGATTTCGGCGCTGCTCTATCTGGTGCCGCCTTTGGCGTTGCTGATCGCTTGGGTGTTGCTGGGCGAGACGCTTGCGCCGTTGGCGTTTGTTGGATTTGTGATCTCGGTCGTTGGGGTGTTCATGGTGAACCGGGCGACGGGGTAGACCGGGCTAGAACGGGCTAGTCTGGCATGTCGTCTTCGATGTAGGTGCGGATGTTTTCCTCAAAACTGGTATCGGCGGAGAGGCCGAGGCGGAGGGCCTTTTCGGGGCGGAAGTCATAGCGCCAGCCATTGACGATTTTCTCAATCTCGGGCTGGGAGGTCCAGGTGATATGCTTGGCCGCGTCGGGGCCAGCGACCGTGGTGAGGGCGGCGATCATCTGGGCGATGGTCGAGGTGCGTCCGGGCATGATCATACAGCGGTTTTGGCCAAGATCAGCCGCCGGGATTTCGGCGCCGATCACGAGATTTTCCACGCATTTACGGGGGGATAGGTAATAATGCGGGAAGTCCTGATCCACCGGGCAATTGGCGGGGATACCGGCGAGAGGCTCGCGGATGATCGAGGACATGAAGGAGGAGGCGGCGAGGTTCGGCTTGCCCGGACGGACCGAGATTGTGGGCAGTCGGAAGCCGCGGCCATCGACAAAACCACGGCGGGAATAATCGTTGAGCAGCGCCTCTCCGATGGCCTTTTGCGTGCCGTAAGAGGTTTGCGGATTGAGGAAGGTGGCATCGGTGATCGGATTGGGACCTCGCCGCCATAAGCCGCGATGGAGGACGAGAAAACCACTGTCGGCGCGGTGCCGAGGGCGCGGCAGCGTTCAAGCACGTTGAGGACGCCCATCATGTTGATATTCAAGCCAGTTTCAAACTCGGCCTCGCAATGTGAAGAGAGCGCGGCGGCAAGGAGATAGATCACATCGGTCTGTTCGGTGATGCAGGTGGCAAGTGACGCGGGGTCGGTGATGTCGCAATGCCGGGTGGTGATCGGCGCGGCGGGGGGAAAGGGCGGAGCGGCGAGATCGGCGCAGGTGATTGCGGTGATGTCGCGCCCCATAAGATGGCCGCGATTGGCCAGTGATTGTGCGAGTTTGAAGCCGATCAGGCCGCTGCCGCCGATGATGAGAATGTTCATGTTGTCCTCTCCCTGTTGGGGGGAGTTTTTCACCCCGAAGGCGTGGTGGCAAGCGCGGGCTTGGCGTGGTTAACTAGGCACAGCGACGGAGAGGCGAGCATGACGAAGAGCATTATTATCACGGGCGCAGGTCGGGGCATTGGCAAGGCCTGTGCGGAGGTGTTTTTAGAGGCGGGGTGGCGCGTTGGATTGGTGGGGCGCAACCTTGCGGCTCTTGAAGCGGTGGCGGCGGGAAACCCGGCGGCGCTGGTGATGCAATGCGACGTGTCCGACGCGAAGGGCGTAACGCAAGCCTTTGAAGATGCTGCAAAAAGCTGGAGTGGATTGGGCGCGATTTTCAACAATGCGGGGGTTGCGCTCCTGTCCAAAA
This genomic window from Rhodobacteraceae bacterium D3-12 contains:
- a CDS encoding M24 family metallopeptidase, which gives rise to MPIENAAFSQSEYDRRIAKTRAAMARAGVEVLFVTDPSNMAWLTGYDGWSFYVHQGVILGPEGAPVWWGRSMDGRGARRTVWMDDAQVMPYGDAYVQSTERHPMQHLGQLLQELGHGSARIGVELENYYYSAKAHLSLVESLPGAEIVDATALVNWQRNIKSGEELDFMRRAARISEKVITLAIERAEPGKRKNELVGDILQAGVYGVGEDWGDYPAILPLTPSGADASAPHLTWDGAEMRAGEATFFELSGCYRRYHAPLCRTVHLGKPPQVMLDVAEVLSEGLEAGLEAARAGNRACDIANALGGVLERAGIERGARCGYPIGLSYPPDWGERTVSLREVDETVLEPGMTFHFMPGLWMDDWGLETTESILIREEGPAETFCDIERKLFVKP
- a CDS encoding DMT family transporter is translated as MSAAVEPAAGTPLIWRLAPAIFVVFWAGGYSFAKLGLPYVEPFTMLVLRYGFSVVILGGLLAFMRVAWPKGAAHWGALALTGFLIQSVYFGLSYMAFKAGVNAGTLAIFMALQPLLVAGAGVWMWPENRGTGALWLGLVLGFGGVVLVIVSGDTLGASPWVALMFAAGALLGITSATLFEKRHGFRTHPLVGALVQYVVGFGTLLPVALLFETQVIEWHPKLVISLAYLVVGNSLISVTLFVGLVQRGNATRISALLYLVPPLALLIAWVLLGETLAPLAFVGFVISVVGVFMVNRATG
- a CDS encoding NAD-dependent epimerase/dehydratase family protein → MNILIIGGSGLIGFKLAQSLANRGHLMGRDITAITCADLAAPPFPPAAPITTRHCDITDPASLATCITEQTDVIYLLAAALSSHCEAEFETGLNINMMGVLNVLERCRALGTAPTVVFSSSIAAYGGEVPIRSPMPPSSIRKPLTARKRPSERRCSTIIPAVVLSMAAASDCPQSRSVRASRTSPPPPSCPRSSASLSPVSPPIARWIRTSRIITYPPVNAWKIS